The Levilactobacillus namurensis genomic interval TAATCGCCGTTCCGTAACCGTGGACCACCAGAAACTTCGGTGCCACGTTCATCTGCACAACTTCCGTGTTGAACCGGACCTCGATCAAGCCATCAGCACCGGCAGTCTGCGCCTGCTGCATCAGTTGTTGCTTAACCTCGTCGAATAAGGCGTCAAACCGTTCAAACTCATCGGGCTTTTCCGAGCGTAACATGTCATGGGCCGTCGCCGTCAAGATTCCCTGAATCGCGTGTGAGCGGTTCAGCCCACCAGTCGTCATAAACATTGGTCAATTCCCCCATTTAACGTCCTTTTTCTCTATACTGAACTACCGCTTCGGGCTTGTCAATCGCCAGTGACTGTACCGGGCCACTAACGCACAGGCACAGGCGCCCAGGACTACCCCCGTCCAGTTCGTCAAGACGTCGTTGATGTCGACCCACCGGCCCAGCGCCACGAGCGCGTTGCCGATGGCCTGCCCTCCTTCTAAGGTCAGTCCCGTAAGTAACCCCACGCCGATCACTTGCGACCAGCGCAAGTGAGGCCAGTTCCACTTCAGTAAGACCCCTTGAGGGAAGGTCATCACCACGTTCAACCAAAAGGACGTATCAATACTGGCAGGCTCTAGGGGAATCAAGACCCAGACGCCACCGCCCCATTGACTGGTGGTAATCTTCCCGAGACTCTCACTCCCAAAGGAAAAGGCCACTGGGGTCCAGGTCAGCGCACTGAGGCCCCAGCACCCTAGCCACCACAGGACCCTTCGCCAGTTACGAGCTCGCCAATTTTTCACCACTAAGACTAGCCACCCGCAACTAACCAGCATAAATGGGACCCATCTTATCATTCTCTCACACCCTCTCAGTAGCCCCCAGTATACCGCAGGAGTCTGGTCGAAAAAAGATGTTGTCTCCCCAACGACGCCTCACCGCCCCAACGTTTTCGTCCAGCCCGTCACTAGTCAGCCCCATTATCAGGAGCATGAGCAATCTAGCGTTTGACCGGTTAGGGGATATTTGCGTTTAAGGTATGAACTACCGGAATGAGCAGTTTCTACTTCTTCTGCAGCCTCTCTAGGATCATCCTGTGGGAATTTTTCCTGTCATTCAGCCTCGACTTCACAGGCATCAATCGGTATCGCTCACAAAAATAAGTTAAATCATCAATAATTAGTCGACTTATCGTTCGCCCTAGTTTATAATCAGGATGATGTTACGGAATCTAAAAAATGTGAGTCTTCATTTTTCACAAGCCGTGATTACTTTTCCTTGCTAATGGCAATTAAATTGTATACAATACTATTGAAATCGAAATAAAAGGAGGCCTTGGACATGGCTAAAGTCCCACCAGTACTCTTGGATGAACAACTGTGTTTTTCCATCTACTCTGCCAGTAAAAAATTTAATCACTTCTATCAAAGTGCCTTGGCACCCTTTGGACTGACCTATCCTCAATACATCGCGCTACTAGCACTCTGGGAAGACGCCCCGCTGACGGTCCACCAATTAGGTGACCGCCTGGAACTCGATAGCGGTACGTTAACGCCCCTGCTGAAGCGACTTGAAAAACAGGGTTGGGTCACGCGGGTTCGAAGTCGTACCGACGAACGACAAGTCCTGATTCACCTGACGTCCATGGCAACGGCTAAGCGCGACGAAGTCTACCAACGCATCGGCCAATGCCAGACCATGTTGGGCATGTCCGACCACGAGATTCAAACCCTGATGACGGATCTCATCACGGTCAAGAACCAGCTCGACCACGTGAGTGACAATCAACTGATCGACAAACAAACGACACACTAAATGCTAGCCTGACCCATCGACGGATGAGTTTGGCTAGCATTTTTAATCCTGGTACACCTTCTAAGATTAGCTCTGTAAAGCCAAACAGTTGCAGTCGTCATCCGCCTTACTGGACGGCCAGACCAGGCTGGAACGCCGTGTAACCATAGTGTTCACCATTAGGCCACGGTTATCCAGGCATATTATTGACGACTATTATCAATGAAAAACCCCATCCTAAACAGGATAAGGTCACAGTGGTCGTTTGTGTGAATCAGACCGTCAAGCGTTTGTAATCATGGTACAAACCAACCAAGCATCTGATGATGGATACACTTGATTCGAGCCCCGGTCTGATTATTTGGTTTTAACAGTCCCCCATGTTGATATTTCCAATTTCGGACGTCAGGAAACACCGTTTTTGATACGCTCAATTTAGCCGTGAGGTTGGGTCTGAAGAGGCTCAGTGGTGTCGTTTGGGTTAGTCAGCGTTCTGAGCTGGCTTACCCAAACGACAATCTTGAAGACCGCTCTTTGGCTTCAAGTTGTGCCCACCACGCTCCAGCCTCTTCAGGCCCAACCGGTAAGGCGGATGAAGGCCACTACCCCTTGGCTAACCAAAACCCGGTAAGCATCAGTCACGACGGCCTTTTAGCGAATCCATCGATAAGCACCGGTACGCTTAGAGCGTTAAGACTAATAACCCCATCGCCAGCAGGTTATTGAAGCC includes:
- a CDS encoding heavy metal-binding domain-containing protein — encoded protein: MFMTTGGLNRSHAIQGILTATAHDMLRSEKPDEFERFDALFDEVKQQLMQQAQTAGADGLIEVRFNTEVVQMNVAPKFLVVHGYGTAIKFPEQKNSK
- a CDS encoding VanZ family protein, which gives rise to MVKNWRARNWRRVLWWLGCWGLSALTWTPVAFSFGSESLGKITTSQWGGGVWVLIPLEPASIDTSFWLNVVMTFPQGVLLKWNWPHLRWSQVIGVGLLTGLTLEGGQAIGNALVALGRWVDINDVLTNWTGVVLGACACALVARYSHWRLTSPKR
- a CDS encoding MarR family winged helix-turn-helix transcriptional regulator, encoding MAKVPPVLLDEQLCFSIYSASKKFNHFYQSALAPFGLTYPQYIALLALWEDAPLTVHQLGDRLELDSGTLTPLLKRLEKQGWVTRVRSRTDERQVLIHLTSMATAKRDEVYQRIGQCQTMLGMSDHEIQTLMTDLITVKNQLDHVSDNQLIDKQTTH